One Sagittula stellata E-37 genomic window, CAGCGCCATGCCGGTGTGGCCAGCGCAGGCAAGCCCAGGGATGCCGATATCATAGAGCCGCCATTCGCGCAGTCCGCGGTCGATCTGGCGTTCGTGGTGAAAGCCGGCAGGTGTCGTGACGTTCTCGAGATCGTAGTCCACGCTCCCCGTTCCGCGCAGGCCCATGACGTCCCATTCATCATGGAACTTCGCCTCCGATGCCGGACGCCAGCACACGCGGACCTCCGGGCTGCCATCGGGAAGCTTGCGCATGATCTTGTCGTCCATCACGAACATGCCTGCCCCGATCCAGGTGGCATGCAGCGAACCGCTGCCGAAACGGTACTTGCCGCTGCCGGTCAGAGCGCCATCCACTTCTACACCGGCACCGCCCGGTCCCAACATGCCTGCCATGATCGGCAGTTCCGGGCCGCTATAGATCTCCGCGACGGCCTCTTCGCTGCAATAGGCATAGGGCACCGCGGTTCCGGTGGAGTTCGCCATCAGCGTCCAGCCGGCGGAACCGTCGGCGGCGCCGATCTCTTCCCAAGCGCGCATGCAGTCGGTCATCGGAGCCTGGAAGCCGCCAACCTTCTTTTCCAGGAGCATCCAGAAAAGGCCTGCATCCTTGATCGCCTGGACGACCTTCGGGGTCATGGTGCCAAGTTTTTCCGACGCTTCGGCCTCGGCCCGGACGATCGGTGCGATGCGCTGAGCGCGTTCAAACATGGTTTCCGCGCCGGCCATAGAAATGCTGGTGTGCTTGTTCATAAGGTCCTCTCCCTGTCATCGGGGACGCCGGCCCTCATTGGTCCCGCCGGCAGCCCGAAAGCTCGGGCGATCAAACCGCGCCGGGCGACGGGAAACAAATGCCAACTATGACCATTCGCGATGCCTAATAGGTATTGGCCAAAGGTGCGCCCTAGCCCATGCCGGTTTCTATCATCGACGCGATCTGCGCCTCGTCGCCTGAAAGCCGCTCGGCCAGGGCTATGAAATGAGCAAGCGCCGGGTTCGTGTTCGACCCGTGCCAGGTGAGTTCCAGATCGACTGGAAGATCGAGATCGGCCACAGGGCGCAGAACGATGCCGTGC contains:
- a CDS encoding acyl-CoA dehydrogenase family protein, with the protein product MAGAETMFERAQRIAPIVRAEAEASEKLGTMTPKVVQAIKDAGLFWMLLEKKVGGFQAPMTDCMRAWEEIGAADGSAGWTLMANSTGTAVPYAYCSEEAVAEIYSGPELPIMAGMLGPGGAGVEVDGALTGSGKYRFGSGSLHATWIGAGMFVMDDKIMRKLPDGSPEVRVCWRPASEAKFHDEWDVMGLRGTGSVDYDLENVTTPAGFHHERQIDRGLREWRLYDIGIPGLACAGHTGMALGLMRRALEEATRIAFGKKRPAYQTVLGEQQVFRHDFAYHEAAYHAARDTTLRLYDETQDFLESGGVLTPAMRARFRQNCIYVHRTAADVITFCYQMGGSESLRNPSDLGRCMRDICVANQHIFVDTIAMQDIAVPILDEWKQRVAAAQTA